Proteins from a single region of Sphaerochaeta globosa str. Buddy:
- a CDS encoding Crp/Fnr family transcriptional regulator encodes MMQCSACANGTSPCLHNVPIFQHLDPTEIKRVQKLIIQRELEANEVLFHEGDACVNLYIVRTGSLKLVRYSNDGKEFLLDTLFPGDFYGSDGLFAPGTVQESAIAEQKCGICTIQGKELKLLMLSDPSISLKVMEYFNTKLEQYRQQLEMLSTKDVTKRLCMYLYQRSTRSASLELLLSQEDIGNAIHLTKETVNRKLSVLQEQGMLRIAGKKKIIILDLDTLKELAF; translated from the coding sequence ATGATGCAATGTAGTGCCTGTGCAAATGGGACATCCCCCTGTCTGCATAATGTTCCTATCTTCCAACATCTTGACCCGACAGAGATCAAGCGGGTGCAGAAACTCATCATCCAGCGGGAGCTCGAAGCAAATGAGGTACTGTTCCATGAGGGGGATGCTTGTGTAAACCTCTACATCGTACGCACAGGCTCATTGAAGCTGGTTCGCTACTCGAATGACGGTAAGGAGTTTCTGCTGGATACCCTGTTTCCCGGCGACTTCTATGGCAGTGATGGCTTGTTTGCTCCAGGGACTGTGCAAGAAAGTGCTATTGCCGAGCAAAAATGCGGTATTTGTACGATACAAGGAAAAGAACTTAAGCTTTTGATGCTAAGCGATCCTTCCATTTCGCTTAAAGTCATGGAGTATTTCAACACCAAGCTGGAACAGTACCGTCAGCAGCTGGAAATGCTTTCCACCAAGGATGTCACCAAGCGCCTTTGCATGTATCTCTATCAGCGGTCGACGCGTAGTGCAAGTTTGGAATTGCTTCTTTCCCAGGAGGACATCGGCAATGCCATCCACCTCACCAAGGAGACGGTGAACCGCAAACTATCAGTCCTGCAGGAACAAGGGATGCTACGGATTGCCGGAAAGAAGAAAATCATTATCCTTGACTTGGATACACTCAAAGAACTCGCTTTTTGA
- a CDS encoding MurR/RpiR family transcriptional regulator encodes MIRERIRENLGSMSPSFQEIGRWLLDNYDAIGFSSVHDLSKTIGVSNASLVRYTQALGFKGYKQFREAVQEEVKTKLHPDSAVTLNELDLLPVKKQLQRLADNEINNLSKTLKDISVPSLLEMVEGVFSSNRVFISGFGVSKNIMQIFEYALTCLQIKDVHGITGSISDYSPKLRNITVNDSLFILTMPPYSPEAIHVATQAKKQGAQVFLFTDSANCPIYPIAKAVVRCANNSLLLTNSYVGMIAVIQVFINMLLLSSKGSLITHMKEIYHSEQQGYSFLKAQKEGLL; translated from the coding sequence ATGATCAGAGAGAGGATTCGGGAAAATCTTGGCAGCATGTCCCCGTCCTTTCAGGAAATCGGGCGTTGGCTTTTGGACAACTACGACGCTATCGGTTTTTCCTCAGTGCATGACCTCAGTAAAACCATCGGAGTCAGCAATGCTTCCTTGGTTCGCTATACCCAGGCCCTCGGCTTTAAGGGATACAAGCAGTTCAGGGAAGCAGTTCAGGAAGAGGTGAAAACAAAGCTTCACCCCGACTCGGCGGTCACCCTCAATGAACTGGATCTGCTGCCGGTCAAGAAACAGTTGCAAAGGCTTGCTGACAACGAAATCAACAACCTAAGTAAAACGCTGAAGGACATCAGCGTACCCTCGCTGCTCGAAATGGTTGAAGGAGTTTTTTCCAGCAATCGAGTTTTCATCAGCGGCTTCGGCGTCAGCAAGAACATCATGCAGATTTTTGAGTATGCCTTGACTTGTCTGCAAATCAAAGATGTGCATGGCATTACCGGTTCCATCAGCGACTATAGTCCCAAGCTTCGCAATATCACCGTCAATGACAGCCTTTTCATCCTGACCATGCCTCCCTACTCCCCCGAGGCCATCCATGTAGCCACACAAGCTAAAAAACAGGGTGCGCAAGTCTTTTTATTCACTGATTCAGCAAACTGCCCGATCTACCCCATTGCAAAGGCCGTGGTTCGTTGCGCAAACAACTCACTGCTGCTCACCAACTCCTATGTGGGTATGATTGCAGTCATCCAGGTATTCATCAACATGCTTCTGCTCTCCAGCAAAGGCAGCCTCATAACCCATATGAAGGAAATTTATCATTCAGAACAACAGGGCTACTCATTCCTGAAAGCCCAGAAGGAAGGCTTATTGTGA
- a CDS encoding ABC transporter substrate-binding protein, with protein MKKMLTVLLVLFCSAALFAGGSSESSTAAVTGYKDTITVGQGADVTSFDPHIGKETPAVAVTNHIFDTLVDTNPATGEVIPQIAEKWEVVSPTSYRFFIRKGLTFHNGEALDADDVKFSLDRAIASASVSYIVDFIKEVKIEDQYTVLVTTKAPYGPTLRNLAVPFAAIVPKDYVSANPDILKTKPVGTGPYKFVSWTQNDNAKLEAFDQYYKGAPQTKNLIVKVIPEASQRTIALETGELDIVYDILVSDLKRVRENKNLTLLEAPSLTCFYISFNTRKAPFDNQLVRQAINMAIDRQLLVDTVNSGTGSAADEIIAPAVYGYYSTGVWEYNPTKAKAMLAQAGYPNGFNATLWVNNNQSRVEMCQAIQEMLREIGITVKVEVMEFGTFISRTTAGEHDMGYFGWVTSTKDADYSYYSLEHSSQQGAPGNRSFIADPEVDRLVMLGRTSADTKVRDAAYKDLAIRLKEVANNAPIIYTAITAGANKKTEGFVLDPIGYHRLETVKVAK; from the coding sequence ATGAAAAAGATGCTGACCGTGCTACTCGTTTTGTTCTGCAGCGCAGCCCTCTTCGCTGGCGGATCCTCAGAATCGTCCACTGCAGCCGTAACCGGCTACAAGGATACGATTACTGTTGGACAGGGGGCGGATGTCACCTCGTTCGATCCCCACATCGGTAAAGAGACCCCCGCTGTCGCAGTGACCAACCACATCTTTGACACGCTGGTGGATACCAATCCTGCTACAGGTGAAGTCATTCCCCAGATCGCTGAGAAGTGGGAGGTAGTATCCCCTACTTCGTACCGGTTCTTCATTCGCAAAGGCCTCACATTCCACAACGGTGAAGCCTTGGATGCCGATGACGTCAAGTTCTCCCTCGACCGTGCCATTGCAAGTGCTTCGGTCTCCTACATCGTCGACTTCATCAAGGAAGTCAAGATTGAGGACCAGTATACGGTGCTGGTAACCACCAAGGCTCCGTATGGACCGACGCTGCGCAACCTCGCAGTTCCGTTTGCAGCCATTGTTCCCAAGGACTATGTCTCTGCAAACCCGGACATCCTGAAGACCAAACCCGTCGGAACCGGTCCCTACAAGTTCGTTTCGTGGACCCAGAACGACAATGCCAAGCTTGAGGCATTCGACCAGTACTACAAGGGAGCTCCCCAGACCAAGAATCTGATCGTCAAGGTCATTCCTGAAGCTTCCCAGAGAACCATTGCCTTGGAGACCGGAGAGCTGGATATCGTGTACGACATCCTTGTTTCCGACCTCAAGCGTGTAAGGGAAAACAAGAACCTCACCCTTTTGGAAGCTCCTTCGTTGACTTGTTTCTATATCTCTTTCAATACGCGCAAGGCTCCCTTCGACAACCAGTTGGTTCGTCAGGCCATCAACATGGCAATCGATCGCCAGCTGCTTGTTGACACCGTCAATAGTGGCACCGGCTCCGCCGCCGACGAAATCATCGCCCCGGCTGTATACGGCTACTACTCCACCGGTGTATGGGAATACAATCCCACCAAGGCAAAAGCAATGCTTGCCCAGGCCGGCTATCCCAATGGTTTCAATGCAACGCTGTGGGTGAACAACAACCAGAGCCGTGTTGAGATGTGTCAGGCTATCCAGGAAATGCTCCGAGAAATCGGCATCACGGTAAAGGTAGAGGTAATGGAATTCGGTACCTTCATCAGCCGCACGACCGCCGGTGAGCACGACATGGGATACTTTGGCTGGGTAACCTCAACCAAGGATGCTGACTACTCTTACTACTCGCTTGAGCACAGCTCACAGCAGGGTGCTCCCGGAAACCGTTCCTTCATCGCCGATCCCGAAGTTGACCGCTTGGTCATGCTCGGACGCACCAGTGCCGATACCAAGGTTCGTGATGCTGCCTATAAGGATTTGGCTATCAGGCTGAAGGAAGTCGCAAACAACGCTCCGATCATTTACACCGCCATCACCGCCGGTGCAAACAAGAAGACCGAGGGCTTCGTCCTCGACCCGATCGGATACCACAGATTGGAAACCGTCAAGGTTGCCAAGTAA
- a CDS encoding ABC transporter ATP-binding protein, producing the protein MSKTEELIRIEDLTVHYETDDGIVNALNDVSLSMLKGETLGLVGETGAGKTTLARSILRLIPSPPGVIKSGKIFFEDKDLLSLSENQMRAIRGNSISMIFQDPMTSLNPVMSVGDQIMEVVEAHNKNLSKEEMEKQALSMLEMVGIPSSRSHEYPHQFSGGMKQRVIIAIALACNPTLLIADEPTTALDVTIQAQVLDMITALKNRLNTAMLLITHDLGVVAQNCDRVAIIYAGQVIELGTLQDIFKRPTHPYTKGLLGSIPSLTKEVKRLSPIKGMMPDPTDLPAGCKFAPRCQFATEVCKQAVPPSYQVSATHQVRCILANVEVQNG; encoded by the coding sequence ATGAGTAAAACAGAAGAGCTGATACGCATAGAAGATTTGACGGTTCATTACGAAACCGATGACGGTATCGTCAATGCGCTGAACGATGTCTCCCTATCCATGCTCAAAGGTGAGACACTGGGGCTGGTCGGTGAAACCGGAGCAGGAAAAACAACGCTTGCCCGCAGTATTCTCCGCTTGATCCCCTCCCCTCCGGGAGTCATTAAGTCGGGTAAGATTTTCTTCGAAGACAAGGACCTGCTCTCACTGAGTGAAAATCAAATGCGTGCCATTCGCGGCAACAGTATTTCCATGATTTTCCAGGACCCTATGACCAGCCTCAATCCGGTTATGTCGGTGGGCGACCAAATCATGGAGGTGGTGGAAGCCCACAATAAGAACCTGAGCAAGGAAGAGATGGAAAAACAGGCTCTTTCGATGCTGGAAATGGTCGGCATACCTTCATCTCGAAGCCATGAGTATCCCCACCAGTTCTCAGGCGGGATGAAGCAGCGGGTAATCATCGCCATTGCCTTGGCATGCAATCCCACGCTTCTCATCGCCGACGAGCCGACTACGGCCTTGGATGTGACCATCCAAGCCCAAGTGCTCGATATGATAACCGCCCTGAAAAACAGACTCAACACCGCCATGTTGCTCATCACCCATGACTTGGGGGTTGTAGCGCAGAATTGTGACCGCGTGGCAATCATCTATGCCGGTCAGGTCATTGAGCTGGGAACGCTCCAGGATATATTCAAACGACCCACCCACCCCTACACCAAGGGATTGCTTGGCTCCATTCCTTCCTTGACCAAGGAAGTCAAAAGGCTCAGCCCCATCAAGGGTATGATGCCCGATCCGACCGACCTGCCAGCGGGTTGTAAGTTTGCACCCCGCTGCCAGTTTGCAACGGAGGTCTGCAAACAGGCTGTCCCGCCGTCCTATCAGGTAAGCGCCACCCATCAGGTGCGCTGCATCCTTGCCAATGTGGAGGTACAAAATGGCTGA
- a CDS encoding ABC transporter permease — translation MGKYIVRRLLMMIPVLLGVTFIVFFIMSLTPGDPAAIILGDQASAESLALKRIELGLDKPLLFRYATYMGNLFRGDLGTSYRNQLSVAEQVWDKFPNTALLAIAGILVALMIGIPVGILSAKKQYTFMDNSSMVLSLIGVSMPNFWLGLLLSLLFALKLGWLPSQGMGSGFWGLLRSLILPAITLGTGVAATVVRMTRSSMLEVIRQDYISTARAKGITEKQVTNKHMLKNALIPIVTAVGLQFGHLLGGAMLTETIFSWPGLGRLMVDSITSKDIPMVLGAVIFMAVMFSFVNLLVDILYAFLDPRIKSQYKGKKAASKREVTV, via the coding sequence ATGGGAAAGTATATAGTACGACGTTTGCTCATGATGATACCGGTACTCCTAGGAGTCACCTTCATTGTATTCTTCATCATGTCCTTGACGCCCGGCGATCCGGCGGCCATCATTCTGGGCGATCAGGCCAGTGCAGAGTCCCTCGCCCTGAAGCGGATTGAATTGGGCTTGGATAAACCGTTGCTTTTCAGGTATGCAACCTACATGGGAAACCTATTCCGTGGGGACCTGGGGACGAGTTACCGAAACCAGTTGTCGGTGGCTGAACAGGTGTGGGATAAATTTCCCAACACTGCCCTTTTAGCCATCGCCGGCATTCTCGTGGCCCTTATGATCGGCATTCCTGTAGGAATTCTTTCAGCGAAAAAACAATACACCTTCATGGACAACTCTTCGATGGTACTCTCGCTCATCGGGGTCTCGATGCCGAACTTCTGGCTCGGCTTGTTGCTTTCGCTTCTCTTCGCACTCAAACTGGGGTGGTTGCCATCACAAGGCATGGGAAGCGGATTTTGGGGGTTGCTCAGGTCCCTGATATTACCGGCTATCACGTTGGGGACGGGAGTTGCTGCAACGGTGGTGCGTATGACCCGCTCCTCCATGCTGGAAGTCATCCGGCAGGACTATATTTCCACAGCCCGTGCAAAAGGCATCACAGAAAAGCAGGTAACTAACAAGCACATGCTCAAGAACGCCCTGATTCCCATCGTAACCGCAGTCGGTTTGCAGTTCGGACACCTGCTTGGAGGCGCCATGCTCACTGAGACCATTTTCTCCTGGCCGGGTCTTGGCCGTCTGATGGTCGATTCCATCACCAGCAAGGATATTCCCATGGTACTAGGTGCTGTAATTTTCATGGCAGTCATGTTCAGTTTCGTCAATCTTTTGGTCGACATCCTCTATGCCTTCCTCGACCCACGCATCAAAAGCCAATACAAGGGTAAAAAGGCAGCCAGCAAAAGGGAGGTCACCGTATGA
- a CDS encoding M55 family metallopeptidase has protein sequence MKIFISTDMEGIEGISSWNEMTTKEAWCAGLLKQELTYVISTLLKNADIQEICICDSHSRGENLLYGSFGDERVTHVKGYPRRNYMMEGLDESFDAVFLLGYHASIGTLNGGMDHSYSSSCIYRVRLNGKEVGEVEINAYYAGLFGVPIALISGDDILEEQMKEFLPVPYVRTKEGMGRYAAKMYSPERVQKAFESQVQAFLKQDDFEVKRLEGEVTLEVDLATTVIADAVSIVPGITRLDGRTVQYKSSNYTDIFHMILTIAMLGGKFAQYT, from the coding sequence GTGAAGATATTTATTTCAACAGACATGGAAGGCATCGAAGGCATCTCTTCTTGGAATGAGATGACCACCAAGGAAGCTTGGTGTGCAGGTCTTTTGAAACAGGAACTTACCTATGTAATCTCAACGCTCCTGAAGAACGCTGATATCCAGGAAATCTGTATCTGCGATTCCCACAGCCGGGGAGAGAACCTGCTGTATGGTTCATTCGGTGATGAACGGGTCACCCATGTGAAGGGCTATCCACGTCGCAATTACATGATGGAAGGCTTGGATGAGAGCTTTGATGCCGTATTCTTGCTGGGCTACCATGCAAGCATCGGAACACTGAACGGTGGCATGGACCACTCCTACAGCTCATCGTGCATCTACCGGGTGCGCCTCAATGGGAAGGAAGTGGGGGAAGTGGAGATCAATGCCTATTATGCGGGCTTGTTCGGTGTTCCTATCGCCCTCATCAGCGGCGATGACATTCTTGAAGAACAAATGAAAGAGTTCCTGCCGGTCCCCTATGTACGGACCAAGGAAGGTATGGGCCGCTATGCTGCCAAAATGTACAGCCCCGAGCGGGTGCAGAAAGCCTTTGAGTCACAGGTGCAGGCGTTCCTTAAGCAAGATGACTTTGAGGTGAAACGTCTAGAGGGCGAGGTAACCCTGGAAGTGGATTTGGCTACGACTGTCATTGCCGATGCCGTTTCCATAGTCCCGGGCATCACGCGCCTCGACGGCAGGACTGTGCAGTACAAGAGCAGCAACTACACCGATATTTTCCACATGATCCTGACCATTGCCATGCTTGGTGGCAAATTCGCCCAATACACATAA
- a CDS encoding ABC transporter ATP-binding protein, which translates to MAEPLLKVEHLKKYFHTNHGTLHAVDDVSFTLNKGETLGVVGESGCGKSTLGRTILRLHEPTDGKVFFDGKEITALTKHEMKEIRRDMQIIFQDPFASLNPRMTVSETIAESLLIQRLYTRKQAVQLRKRVVELMDFVGLSARLVNSYPHELDGGRRQRIGIARTLALDPKFIVCDEPVSALDVSIQAQILNLMQDLQDEFGLTYLFITHDLSVVKHLSNTIAVMYLGQVVEHAPSRSLFEKPLHPYTQALLSAIPVPDPDYEVDRVLLHGELTSPVNPVPGCRFAKRCPYVSDACRKADIPLKEVEPGHFVACVLV; encoded by the coding sequence ATGGCTGAACCCTTGCTCAAGGTCGAACACCTGAAAAAATATTTTCATACAAACCATGGCACCCTGCATGCTGTCGACGATGTATCCTTCACCCTGAACAAGGGGGAGACTCTGGGCGTCGTCGGTGAATCGGGCTGCGGCAAGTCAACCCTTGGCAGAACCATTCTACGACTGCATGAGCCTACCGATGGCAAGGTGTTTTTTGATGGAAAGGAAATTACCGCGCTTACCAAGCACGAGATGAAAGAAATCCGACGGGATATGCAAATCATCTTCCAAGACCCCTTTGCTTCGCTCAACCCCCGCATGACAGTCAGTGAGACCATTGCAGAAAGTCTGCTCATCCAAAGGTTATACACCCGTAAGCAAGCTGTACAGTTAAGAAAGCGTGTAGTTGAGCTGATGGACTTTGTCGGTTTGTCGGCCAGGTTGGTCAACAGCTATCCTCATGAACTCGATGGGGGGAGAAGACAACGCATCGGTATCGCCCGCACCCTTGCCCTCGATCCGAAGTTCATCGTCTGCGACGAACCGGTGTCGGCCCTGGATGTTTCCATCCAGGCGCAGATTTTGAATCTCATGCAGGATTTACAGGATGAGTTCGGCTTGACGTACCTGTTCATCACGCATGACCTATCGGTGGTGAAGCACCTTTCCAATACGATAGCCGTCATGTATCTGGGACAGGTTGTTGAGCATGCACCCTCGCGTTCCCTCTTTGAGAAACCGCTGCATCCCTATACCCAGGCACTGCTATCCGCCATACCCGTTCCCGATCCCGATTATGAGGTCGACCGCGTCCTGTTGCATGGCGAGTTGACCAGTCCGGTCAATCCGGTACCGGGTTGCAGGTTTGCCAAGCGCTGTCCGTATGTCTCTGATGCTTGCAGAAAGGCCGATATTCCGCTGAAGGAAGTGGAGCCTGGTCACTTTGTTGCTTGTGTTTTGGTGTAA
- a CDS encoding M42 family metallopeptidase codes for MNTQDLIQSIKRISDANGISGFEDEVLSVIREEGADLGTFTEDRIRNLYLYRHENKTGLPIVQLNSHTDEVGFMVKAIRPDGMIEFITIGGWIPTNVPAHMVRIRNKDGVYIPAVVASKPPHFMSEAEKKAPLEITNLVLDVGASSSDEVIHDYRIGIAAPVVPEVTCTYDEKHGLFIGKAFDCRIGCASTLATLKDLQGTELKVNLVGDFSSQEEVGTRGSIVSANTIKADLAIVFEGCPADDTVVPAYQAQTCLKKGPMLRHIDSRMITNPRFQRYALDLAEQLGIPVQEAVRSAGATNGAPIHLANDGIPAIVIGVPVRYAHTHYGISALYDVEQAVRLAKEILLRMDNQIIRSF; via the coding sequence ATGAATACGCAAGACCTCATTCAAAGCATCAAACGCATCAGCGATGCCAACGGCATCAGCGGATTTGAAGATGAAGTGCTTTCTGTAATTCGAGAAGAAGGAGCCGATTTGGGAACCTTCACCGAAGATCGAATTCGCAACCTCTACCTCTACCGACATGAGAATAAAACCGGTCTTCCCATCGTACAGCTCAATTCCCACACCGATGAGGTCGGTTTCATGGTGAAGGCGATCAGGCCTGATGGAATGATTGAATTCATAACCATCGGAGGTTGGATTCCAACCAACGTGCCTGCCCACATGGTTCGCATCCGCAACAAGGATGGCGTGTATATTCCCGCTGTCGTTGCAAGTAAGCCGCCACACTTCATGAGTGAGGCTGAGAAGAAGGCTCCGCTTGAGATTACCAACTTGGTACTCGATGTAGGGGCCAGCAGCAGCGATGAGGTCATTCATGACTATCGAATCGGCATCGCAGCTCCGGTAGTTCCTGAGGTAACCTGCACCTATGATGAAAAGCATGGCCTCTTCATCGGCAAGGCTTTTGACTGCCGTATCGGTTGTGCAAGCACCCTTGCCACACTCAAGGATTTGCAGGGAACCGAATTGAAGGTAAACCTTGTAGGCGACTTCTCCAGCCAAGAGGAGGTGGGAACCCGTGGTTCCATCGTCAGTGCAAATACAATCAAAGCGGATTTGGCTATCGTGTTTGAAGGGTGTCCTGCCGACGATACGGTCGTTCCAGCATATCAGGCGCAAACGTGTCTGAAGAAAGGTCCGATGCTGCGCCATATCGACTCCCGCATGATCACCAACCCGCGCTTCCAACGGTATGCCCTCGACCTTGCAGAGCAACTCGGTATTCCGGTACAGGAAGCCGTTCGCAGTGCAGGGGCAACCAATGGAGCACCGATTCACTTGGCCAACGACGGTATTCCCGCCATTGTCATTGGAGTTCCTGTGCGGTATGCGCATACCCACTATGGAATCAGCGCTCTCTATGATGTAGAGCAAGCGGTGCGCCTAGCCAAAGAAATTCTTTTGAGAATGGACAATCAGATCATCCGGAGTTTCTAA
- a CDS encoding AAA family ATPase, whose product MIVMRLKLDNVFAFNNFEIMLTYPKKIVGSIIEHEVLSGRNNFRYKKLIVLMGANASGKTTLGKAFMAIFNSIYNKSLIPVCNTINDTSKKASFTIEFVAKAKRLYRVEALISPPVTPGSYDEGDMEVTVKSVPIALSDSYEMCASKLDNLIVERESCSKALESIENFGWLFTYPSIEEKIPTFQELDKNGLLEILNIVLSVLDPSIQEIIKARDIKNSYVIKVGNHDVIIQDGKVLNGEILSSGTKSGIGIASMLAAILAKQNGFYYCDEKFSYIHSDIEREILAKMVEKLGEDEQLFFTTHTTDILDMSFPKHSYCFLKKEQLGKTCTIRCINADDFLKRNTDSLKRAVENDLFSTSPDVSRIATL is encoded by the coding sequence ATGATTGTCATGCGATTGAAGCTGGACAATGTGTTTGCTTTCAATAATTTTGAAATTATGCTGACTTACCCAAAAAAGATTGTGGGGTCCATAATTGAGCATGAAGTTCTTTCAGGTAGAAACAATTTCCGGTACAAAAAGCTGATAGTTCTTATGGGAGCTAATGCCTCAGGCAAAACAACCTTGGGAAAAGCTTTCATGGCCATTTTTAATAGCATCTATAATAAAAGCCTTATCCCGGTCTGTAATACTATCAATGACACATCCAAGAAAGCGTCATTTACCATCGAATTTGTGGCAAAAGCAAAGAGGCTCTATCGGGTGGAAGCCCTTATAAGCCCCCCAGTTACTCCCGGCTCGTATGATGAAGGTGATATGGAAGTTACAGTAAAGTCAGTTCCTATCGCTCTTTCAGATAGTTATGAGATGTGTGCCTCGAAACTGGACAACTTGATCGTTGAAAGAGAGTCATGCAGCAAAGCACTGGAATCTATTGAAAACTTCGGATGGCTTTTTACCTATCCAAGTATCGAAGAAAAAATACCTACCTTCCAGGAATTGGATAAGAATGGCTTGCTAGAAATTCTTAATATTGTTCTCTCTGTCTTGGACCCTTCTATTCAGGAAATTATCAAGGCGAGGGATATTAAGAATTCTTATGTTATCAAGGTGGGTAATCATGATGTAATCATCCAAGATGGAAAAGTACTGAATGGAGAAATTCTCTCCAGCGGAACAAAATCTGGGATTGGAATCGCATCCATGTTGGCTGCCATTCTGGCAAAACAGAATGGTTTTTACTACTGCGATGAGAAATTCTCATATATACACAGTGATATAGAACGAGAAATTCTTGCCAAAATGGTTGAAAAATTGGGAGAGGATGAACAGCTTTTCTTTACTACCCATACTACTGATATTTTGGATATGTCTTTTCCCAAACACTCATATTGTTTTCTAAAAAAGGAGCAGTTAGGGAAAACATGCACAATCCGTTGTATCAATGCTGATGACTTTCTCAAGCGAAATACCGATTCACTTAAGCGTGCAGTTGAGAACGATCTCTTCTCAACATCCCCTGATGTGAGTCGCATTGCTACGTTGTGA
- a CDS encoding ABC transporter permease, with product MKTSEVKKQRTLASETWRRFRKNKLALTGMIVLVSLVLIALSTIVIDLVTDNAIYNNYVIKQNLRLRLQGPSKAHIFGLDEFGRDIFMRMVWAVRYSLFMGTIAIALSTTVGVILGSIAGYYGKVTDNVIMRFMDVLLAIPSMLLATAIVAALGTSLTNVLIAIAISYVPTFARTVRASVLTIKDQEFIEAARAMGASDFRIIFKYILPNSMAPLIVQATLGVAGAILSIAGLSFLGLGIQPPTPEWGSMLSSARSYIREGWHITVIPGLGIMITILALNVMGDGLRDALDPRLKN from the coding sequence ATGAAGACATCAGAGGTCAAGAAACAGCGCACCCTTGCATCTGAAACCTGGAGACGTTTCAGAAAGAACAAACTTGCCCTTACCGGCATGATTGTCCTGGTCTCACTGGTCCTTATCGCATTAAGCACCATAGTCATCGACTTGGTGACTGACAATGCAATCTACAACAACTATGTGATCAAGCAGAACTTGCGCTTGAGGCTGCAAGGCCCGAGCAAAGCCCATATTTTCGGTCTCGATGAGTTTGGACGTGATATTTTCATGCGCATGGTCTGGGCTGTGCGATACTCGCTGTTCATGGGAACGATTGCCATCGCTCTTTCGACCACCGTCGGTGTCATTCTCGGTTCCATTGCCGGCTACTACGGCAAGGTTACCGACAACGTCATCATGCGCTTCATGGATGTGTTGCTTGCCATCCCGTCCATGCTGCTGGCAACTGCAATTGTAGCTGCCTTGGGTACCAGCCTGACCAACGTGTTGATTGCGATCGCCATCAGCTATGTGCCCACTTTCGCCAGAACCGTCCGTGCTTCCGTACTGACCATCAAGGACCAGGAGTTCATCGAGGCCGCCCGTGCAATGGGTGCCAGTGATTTCCGCATTATCTTCAAGTACATCCTTCCCAATTCCATGGCTCCGCTTATCGTGCAGGCAACCTTGGGTGTTGCCGGTGCAATACTTTCCATAGCCGGACTCTCGTTTCTCGGTTTGGGCATCCAACCGCCCACCCCAGAATGGGGTTCGATGCTCTCCTCGGCTAGGTCCTACATCCGAGAGGGCTGGCACATTACCGTTATTCCCGGCTTGGGAATCATGATTACCATCCTCGCTCTCAATGTTATGGGTGATGGCCTCAGGGATGCTCTGGATCCCCGACTGAAGAATTAG
- a CDS encoding HAD family hydrolase, which yields MIKVCMFDMGGVLVRNFMVAPKLLAFLGRKESSFSKISPIVNNALTSHSEGIISEDEFWEVYERETESTVVNHEGSLLGKFFEPTLDQPTLKVLSELKQNGYRVICGTNVNDAHFTMHHRLHQYDIFDHVYASHRMHISKPKGSFFQTIIKEEHLLPNEVFFTDDMQQNVLSAQEQGLKAYLYTDATQLRLQLKNLELLA from the coding sequence ATGATCAAAGTCTGCATGTTTGATATGGGTGGGGTACTGGTAAGGAACTTTATGGTTGCACCCAAGCTTCTAGCCTTCCTAGGTCGCAAAGAATCGTCGTTTTCTAAAATATCTCCCATCGTAAATAATGCTTTGACCTCTCACAGCGAAGGGATAATCAGTGAAGACGAGTTCTGGGAAGTATATGAACGGGAAACAGAGTCCACTGTAGTCAACCATGAAGGCAGTCTGCTCGGAAAGTTTTTTGAACCGACTCTAGACCAGCCTACCTTGAAAGTGCTCTCTGAACTCAAACAGAACGGCTATAGAGTCATCTGCGGCACAAACGTCAACGATGCTCACTTCACTATGCATCACCGTTTGCATCAATATGACATATTCGATCACGTATACGCCTCTCACCGTATGCATATTTCAAAACCGAAAGGCTCATTTTTCCAAACAATCATCAAAGAGGAGCACTTGTTACCGAACGAAGTCTTCTTCACCGACGACATGCAACAAAACGTTCTCAGTGCCCAAGAGCAGGGGTTAAAAGCCTATCTGTATACAGATGCCACCCAGTTGCGATTGCAATTGAAGAACTTGGAGCTCCTTGCCTAA